The Drechmeria coniospora strain ARSEF 6962 chromosome 02, whole genome shotgun sequence genome has a segment encoding these proteins:
- a CDS encoding beta-lactamase family protein — MEAFEAELAKATNLGNRDLLGAVAIVIDNKGETELFLASAEMRNFLYRHAAGRQLLDTDSPPLDPDCTISLTSAGKFLTNIAALQLVERGILMLDEPISKHVPEIEKCLLVEKIDEKIRLRSPIRGVTLRDLLLNMSGMGTPDTYQERFGSEDRVPPLEFPDNAHPLVKSQFTHLVFEPGEGFEYGWSVYCVQLLVERVGDKDSFVQYIDHYIFSVLGMTASTYLPKLVPHVWKRRLQMVERKANASTTDGKACLMARDKDTYGLTCSVSDISRLFSDIMSPDCKLLQRQEHRDLLFTPQLTPGSHAHQSLLAETTNYGFLLPLEQDVSHKVSWALKPSPAINWTAAGVLIEEDNTIPGSGIPKGTVAFEGNPNIIWTMNREKGRMMLFVTQLLPGYDVKAHNLAVRFLYDAWKTFG, encoded by the exons ATGGAAGCGTTTGAAGCCGAGTTGGCCAAAGCAACAAATCTTGGTAATAGGGACTTGCTGGGTGCCGTTGCTATAGTTATTGACAACAAAGGTGAGACAGAGCTTTTCCTTGCGAGTGCTGAAATGC GAAACTTCTTATACCGACATGCTGCTGGACGTCAATTACTTGATACCGACTCGCCGCCCTTGGATCCTGATTGCACTATATCGCTCACCTCGGCTGGCAAGTTCCTCACTAATATCGCGGCCTTGCAATTGGTCGAACGCGGTATTTTGATGCTCGACGAGCCGATTAGCAAACATGTTCCTGAGATTGAGAAatgcctgctcgtcgagaagATTGATGAAAAAATACGGCTACGCTCCCCAATCCGCGGCGTTACACTGCGCGATCTACTCTTGAATATGAGTGGTATGGGCACCCCCGATACGTACCAAGAACGGTTTGGCAGCGAGGATAGAGTACCACCACTGGAATTTCCCGATAACGCCCATCCCTTAGTCAAGAGTCAATTTACGCACCTCGTCTTTGAGCCCGGTGAGGGCTTTGAGTACGGATGGAGTGTCTATTGCGTACAGCTACTCGTCGAGCGGGTTGGCGATAAGGATTCGTTCGTCCAGTACATCGACCACTATATCTTCAGTGTACTTGGCATGACCGcttctacctacctaccgaAACTTGTGCCGCATGTCTGGAAGCGTCGCCTACAGATGGTAGAGCGTAAGGCAAATGCCTCTACGACGGACGGCAAAGCCTGCCTCATGGCCCGTGACAAGGACACATATGGCCTGACCTGCAGTGTATCCGATATTTCCCGGCTCTTTAGCGATATTATGTCGCCGGATTGCAAGCTGCTACAGCGCCAAGAACACCGTGATTTGCTTTTCACGCCGCAGTTGACTCCCGGTAGCCATGCACACCAGTCGCTGCTGGCCGAAACTACAAACTATGGCTTCCTGCTCCCCCTCGAACAGGACGTGTCCCATAAGGTATCATGGGCATTAAAACCATCTCCGGCCATTAACTGGACCGCGGCGGGCGTACTTATTGAAGAGGATAATACCATCCCAGGATCAGGCATCCCTAAAGGGACTGTTGCATTTGAAGGGAATCCCAATATCATCTGGACTATGAATCGCGAAAAGGGGCGTATGATGCTTTTCGTTACCCAGTTGCTGCCCGGCTACGATGTAAAAGCACACAATCTTGCGGTTCGGTTTTTGTATGACGCTTGGAAGACGTTTGGCTAG